One window of Gymnogyps californianus isolate 813 chromosome 10, ASM1813914v2, whole genome shotgun sequence genomic DNA carries:
- the LIPH gene encoding LOW QUALITY PROTEIN: lipase member H (The sequence of the model RefSeq protein was modified relative to this genomic sequence to represent the inferred CDS: deleted 1 base in 1 codon) — protein MLRLCVVLIYLLYGVKTDPGETCPAFTALSIGNALIGTDLKVKLLLYTRQNPNCAEELNSTASKYLDVTKKTTFIIHGYRLTGSAPVWIPDLVHLLLSVEDMNVILVDWNWGATTLIYSNASRNCKKVAEILKKLIDEMLVDGSSLDSLHMIGVSLGAHISGFVGQMFDGTLGRITGLDPAGPLYRGKPPSERLDPTDAQFVDVIHSDTDGLGYKEALGHIDFYPNGGMDQPGCPLTIFSGLQYFKCDHQRSVFLFMSSLKQSCNITAYPCDSYRNYRNGKCTSCETFWPMPCPILGYYAHEWKSYLTQQSHPVTSMFFDTADKEPFCIYHYFVDIITWNKDTRRGTFSIVLADETGKKAESKVNPEAAAFQQYNQITLLIGFDQDFENVERISLTFSTGSVIGPKFKLRILQMRFRSLTNPERPQLCRYDLVLMENTKKTFKPIPCWSRS, from the exons ATCCTGGGGAGACATGCCCTGCATTCACAGCTCTTAGCATTGGCAACGCTTTGATAGGGACAGACCTGAAAGTGAAGCTGCTGCTCTACACCAGACAGAACCCAAACTGTGCTGAAGAGCTCAATTCAACAGCCTCCAAGTATCTAGATGTGACCAAGAAAACTACATTCATCATCCACGGATACCGACTCACAGGCTCTGCCCCGGTCTGGATCCCTGACTTGGTacatcttctgctttctgtagaaGACATGAATGTCATCCTTGTGGATTGGAACTGGGGGGCGACAACTCTCATCTACAGTAATGCTTCCAGAAACTGCAAGAAAGTTGCTGAGATTCTGAAGAAACTTATTGATGAAATGTTG GTTGATGGATCATCACTTGACTCCTTGCACATGATAGGAGTGAGCCTGGGAGCACACATCTCTGGCTTTGTGGGACAGATGTTTGATGGTACGCTTGGAAGAATCACAG GCCTTGACCCAGCAGGCCCCTTGTACAGAGGAAAGCCGCCTAGTGAGAGGCTAGATCCTACAGACGCACAGTTTGTTGATGTCATTCATTCGGACACCGATG GACTAGGTTACAAAGAAGCACTAGGCCACATAGACTTCTACCCCAACGGCGGGATGGACCAGCCTGGCTGTCCACTGACAATATTTTCTG GattgcagtattttaaatgtgacCACCAGAGGTCTGTTTTCCTGTTCATGTCATCCCTGAAACAGAGCTGCAATATTACCGCATACCCGTGTGACTCGTACAGAAATTACAGGAATGGCAAATGTACCAGCTGCGAAACTTTTTGGCCTATGCCATGCCCCATCCTAG GTTATTATGCCCATGAATGGAAAAGCTATTTAACACAACAGAGCCATCCAGTGACAAGTATGTTTTTTGATACAGCGGACAAAGAGCCGTTTTGTA TTTATCACTACTTTGTGGACATTATTACATGGAACAAAGACACCAGAAGAGGCACATTCAGCATTGTACTAGCTGATGAAACCGGGAAGAAGGCAGAATCAAAAGTTAATCC AGAAGCTGCAGCCTTTCAGCAGTACAACCAAATCACTTTGCTAATTGGATTTGACcaggattttgaaaatgtagaaaGAATTTCCTTGACATTTTCCACAGGATCTGTCATTGGCCCAAAATTCAAACTCAGGATTCTCCAAATGAGGTTCCGGTCACTTACAAATCCAGAAAG ACCCCAGCTGTGCAGATACGACCTTGTCCTGATGGagaacacc aaaaaaaccttcaagcccatcccatgctggagcaggagctaA
- the TMEM41A gene encoding transmembrane protein 41A, whose product MWRRLAGLLLVFAAATAALWLLSARLSAGQARRPLRFPSDLEELRELAEALRDYERQHRGAALALFCAAYLYKQSFAIPGSSLLNVLAGALFGPWTGLVLCSALTSVGATFCYLLSGAFGKQFVVYYFPDKVALLQRKVEENRSCLFFFLLFLRLFPMTPNWFLNLSAPILNIPVSQFFFSVLIGLTPYNFICVQTGAILSQITSLDAIFSWDTLLKLLAMAVAALIPGTLIKTYSKKHLKLDEDKHAQLLNGKKSL is encoded by the exons ATGTGGCGGCGGCTGGCCGGGCTGCTGCTCGTCTTCGCGGCCGCCACGGCCGCCCTCTGGCTGCTGTCGGCCCGGCTGAGCGCGGGGCAGGCGCGCAG GCCGCTGCGGTTCCCGTCGGACCTGGAGGAGTTGCGGGAGCTGGCCGAGGCGCTGCGGGACTACGAGCGGCAGCACCGGGGCGCGGCGCTGGCCCTCTTCTGCGCCGCCTACCTCTACAAGCAGAGCTTCGCCATCCCCGGCTCCAGCCTCCTG AATGTCCTGGCTGGAGCGCTGTTTGGGCCGTGGACCGGGCTGGTGCTGTGCTCGGCCCTGACGTCTGTGGGAGCGACCTTCTGCTACCTGCTCTCGGGCGCGTTCGGAAAGCAGTTTGTCGTCTACTACTTTCCTGACAAAGTGGCTCTGCTGCAAAGAAAG GTAGAAGAGAACAGgagctgcttatttttcttcttgttgttcCTGAGGCTGTTCCCCATGACACCAAACTGGTTTCTGAATCTCTCAGCTCCCATTTTAAACATCCCTGTGTCCCAGTTCTTCTTCTCCGTTCTCATCG GTCTTACACCATACAATTTCATCTGTGTCCAGACAGGAGCCATTCTGTCACAAATCACCTCTTTGGATGCCATTTTCTCCTGGGACACGCTGCTCAAACTGCTTGCGATGGCTGTGGCAGCATTGATACCAGGGACCCTCATCAAGACATACAGCAAGAAGCACTTGAAGCTGGATGAAGACAAGCATGCTCAGTTACTCAATGGCAAAAAGAGCTTGTGA